One genomic region from Nostoc sphaeroides encodes:
- a CDS encoding CopG family transcriptional regulator, with the protein MIMTNKKWAVKRITVNLATQEAEKLEKYCQQTGRPATDVIRELIRSLPVSDDDKDVNK; encoded by the coding sequence ATGATAATGACAAACAAAAAATGGGCTGTTAAACGTATAACTGTCAATCTCGCAACACAGGAAGCGGAAAAGCTAGAAAAATATTGTCAACAAACAGGTAGACCCGCAACCGATGTGATTCGGGAACTGATTAGAAGTTTGCCTGTCTCCGATGACGACAAAGATGTAAATAAGTAA
- a CDS encoding addiction module protein, translated as MHPILKVDISELSVSERIQLAEDLWDSILTTPDEVPLSDEQKQELDRRLEMHDQNPNQGSTWQSVKQRLGLTE; from the coding sequence ATGCACCCCATATTAAAAGTTGATATTTCTGAACTAAGTGTATCTGAACGTATACAGCTTGCCGAGGACTTATGGGACAGCATTCTTACAACACCCGATGAAGTTCCTCTCAGCGATGAGCAAAAACAAGAATTAGATAGACGCTTGGAGATGCATGACCAAAACCCAAACCAAGGTTCAACCTGGCAATCCGTGAAGCAAAGACTAGGTTTAACTGAATGA
- a CDS encoding TIGR01777 family oxidoreductase — translation MKVAITGATGFVGSLLVQRLHAKGHKIVVLTRNTNFAQKVFPSEAFPNVEIVAYTPNTSGSWQSIIASCDGVVNLAGEPIGEGRWTPERKQEILNSRKLGTQKIVEAIANANPKPTVLINASAIGYYGTSETATFDETSQSGSDFLAQVCQVWEAEARKVKDAGVRLVILRFGIVLGNGGALDKMITPFKLFAGGPIGSGRQWFSWIHVEDLVSLILEALTKPEIEGVYNGTAPNPVRMVDLSQTLGEVMNRPSWLPVPGFAIEALLGDGAMVVLEGQQVIPKRTLETGFEYKYPNLQSALTQILN, via the coding sequence ATGAAAGTAGCAATTACTGGAGCAACAGGATTTGTTGGTAGTCTTTTGGTACAACGACTCCACGCAAAAGGTCATAAAATAGTAGTATTAACTCGGAATACCAACTTTGCTCAAAAGGTTTTTCCATCTGAGGCTTTCCCAAATGTAGAAATTGTTGCCTATACACCAAATACATCTGGTTCTTGGCAAAGTATAATTGCTAGTTGTGATGGCGTAGTTAATTTAGCAGGAGAACCTATTGGTGAAGGACGCTGGACACCAGAACGCAAACAAGAAATCCTCAATAGCCGGAAGCTAGGCACACAAAAAATAGTTGAAGCGATAGCCAACGCTAACCCCAAACCAACTGTGTTAATTAATGCTTCGGCTATTGGCTACTACGGCACCAGCGAAACGGCAACCTTTGATGAAACAAGCCAATCTGGTAGCGATTTTCTTGCCCAAGTCTGTCAAGTCTGGGAAGCAGAAGCCAGAAAGGTAAAAGATGCTGGTGTGCGGCTAGTAATTCTGCGTTTTGGGATTGTTCTGGGTAATGGTGGTGCCTTGGATAAAATGATTACGCCTTTCAAACTCTTTGCTGGTGGGCCCATTGGCAGTGGTAGGCAGTGGTTCTCATGGATTCACGTAGAGGATTTAGTTAGCCTGATTTTGGAAGCTTTAACTAAACCGGAAATAGAAGGTGTATATAATGGCACTGCCCCTAACCCAGTCAGAATGGTAGATTTAAGCCAAACCTTGGGAGAAGTGATGAATCGCCCTTCTTGGCTGCCTGTTCCTGGTTTTGCGATCGAAGCTCTTTTAGGAGACGGGGCTATGGTAGTTTTAGAAGGTCAGCAAGTCATCCCGAAGCGCACGCTGGAGACAGGCTTTGAGTACAAATATCCAAATTTGCAATCAGCGTTAACGCAAATTCTTAATTAA
- a CDS encoding TM2 domain-containing protein, which translates to MSNFNPTHPTKQLLAGYCGIILGGFGVHKFILGYAPEGFIMLVISVVGGSFTYGIALLIMLLVGLIEGMIYLNKPPEEFVNTYFVKKQGWF; encoded by the coding sequence ATGTCAAATTTCAATCCCACTCACCCTACCAAACAACTTCTAGCTGGTTACTGTGGCATTATCCTTGGAGGATTTGGGGTTCATAAATTTATTCTAGGATACGCTCCAGAAGGCTTTATCATGTTGGTGATTTCTGTAGTCGGAGGTTCTTTCACCTACGGAATTGCCTTGTTAATTATGCTACTTGTAGGTTTAATTGAAGGCATGATCTACTTGAATAAACCCCCTGAAGAATTTGTAAATACCTACTTTGTGAAGAAGCAGGGCTGGTTCTAG
- a CDS encoding GNAT family N-acetyltransferase: MIEQTKTINAPQPLTHEHDVLEFKSKSEALNNWLKEKALKNERDTARTFVVTVENQVIGYYCLATGSVTHLVAVSKAKRNAPDPIPCMLIARLAVDTKWEGQGIGSGLLKDAIIRILSVSQIAGVRCILVHAKDEEAKRFYLKRGFQPSPIEPLTLMMTLKDIRASIID, from the coding sequence ATGATAGAACAAACAAAAACTATTAATGCTCCTCAGCCACTTACTCATGAGCATGATGTATTAGAGTTTAAATCTAAATCAGAAGCTTTGAATAACTGGCTGAAGGAGAAAGCTTTGAAAAATGAGAGGGATACGGCTAGAACTTTTGTGGTAACTGTTGAAAATCAAGTAATAGGCTATTACTGTTTAGCAACCGGATCTGTAACTCATTTAGTAGCTGTTAGCAAAGCTAAACGGAACGCACCAGACCCTATACCGTGTATGCTTATTGCTAGACTAGCAGTCGATACCAAATGGGAAGGACAGGGTATAGGGTCTGGCTTATTAAAAGATGCTATTATTCGTATTTTATCAGTATCCCAAATAGCAGGTGTTAGATGTATTTTGGTTCACGCTAAAGATGAAGAAGCCAAAAGATTTTATTTAAAACGTGGGTTTCAACCATCACCAATAGAACCATTAACACTGATGATGACTTTAAAAGATATTCGAGCAAGCATTATAGATTAA
- a CDS encoding type II toxin-antitoxin system RelE/ParE family toxin: MSYQLIISPEAELDIQDAFEWYEQRDSGVGSEFVRAVDSCLALIGRNPSAYPVVYRQARRLLIRRFPYGVIYIVEENVITIIACYHVKRNPKQWQSRNI; the protein is encoded by the coding sequence ATGAGCTATCAGTTAATAATTAGTCCAGAAGCAGAACTGGATATTCAAGATGCTTTTGAATGGTATGAACAACGTGATTCTGGAGTAGGTTCGGAGTTTGTACGTGCAGTTGATAGCTGTTTAGCATTAATCGGACGTAACCCTTCAGCTTATCCAGTGGTGTATCGACAAGCGCGGCGATTATTAATACGTAGGTTTCCCTATGGTGTTATTTATATTGTAGAAGAAAATGTTATCACTATAATTGCTTGTTACCACGTCAAACGTAATCCTAAACAATGGCAGAGCAGGAATATTTGA
- a CDS encoding heavy metal translocating P-type ATPase, translated as MQLVPKTKLAPEFDPILEKIILDVGGMKCAGCVNAVERQLTQHPGVKSACVNLATEVAVVESETGAVDADALAQKLTAVGFPTQPRKTSGTAAGEISTLPDPAERQRREMQSSVRQLAIAAILLLLSGSGHFGNLGTSVLPVLNNIWFHCGLATIALLIPGRPILVDGWLGWRRNAPNMNTLVGLGTLTAYIASLVALLFPKMGWECFFDEPVMMLGFILLGRTLEQQARGRAAAAFRKLLALQPQVARLIANPEKGGMGSSSVEIPAEQVRVGEWVQVLPGDKIPVDGEVVVGKTTVDESMLTGEAVPVIKQPGDMVTGGTLNQSGAIAIQTTRTGNDTTLAQIVALVEAAQTRKAPVQKLADTVAGYFTYGVLTASVLTFVFWYFFGTHIWADVNMSGGMEMMGHATHEAPYSPLLISLKLAIAVMVVACPCALGLATPTAILVGTAMGAERGLLIKGGDVLEKVHKLNTVVFDKTGTLTTGNPIVTDCLLIEEMGSKEPHSHSTTLTASPLPTPYSLIQLAAAVESGTHHPLAKAIQQEAQQQQLSIPEAVDFHTEPGLGVSAVVEGKVVLLGNWDWLSWHGIAINETAQQVAQDLATDGKTVVCVAVGGALAGLIAVSDTLRPDAQSTVDKLRQMGLRVMLLSGDRKEAANAIAKQLGLDSADVIAGVPPAKKAAAIQALQGQEIQREGIPNPKSKIQNSKSVVAMVGDGINDAPALSQADVGIALHSGTDVAMETAEIVLMRDRLNDVVESIQLSRATFNKIRQNLFWAFAYNTVGIPLAAGVLFPSLGFVLNPSGAAALMAFSSVSVVTNSILLRRLAHHP; from the coding sequence ATGCAACTTGTCCCAAAAACTAAGCTAGCCCCAGAATTTGACCCAATCCTAGAGAAAATTATTCTCGATGTTGGGGGTATGAAATGTGCTGGATGTGTGAACGCAGTAGAGCGACAGCTAACCCAACATCCAGGAGTGAAAAGTGCCTGTGTGAACCTGGCCACAGAGGTAGCAGTTGTAGAGTCAGAAACTGGTGCGGTAGATGCAGATGCACTAGCACAGAAATTAACAGCCGTTGGATTCCCGACTCAACCCCGAAAAACTAGTGGTACAGCAGCAGGCGAAATATCTACTTTACCAGATCCAGCAGAACGACAACGCCGAGAAATGCAATCTTCTGTTAGGCAGTTAGCGATCGCTGCAATCTTACTATTATTGTCGGGAAGTGGACATTTTGGTAATCTTGGTACCTCAGTGCTACCAGTGCTAAATAACATCTGGTTTCACTGTGGACTGGCGACAATAGCGCTATTAATTCCCGGCCGCCCGATTTTGGTAGATGGCTGGCTGGGCTGGCGGCGAAATGCGCCTAACATGAATACCCTGGTGGGCTTAGGAACGCTGACAGCCTACATTGCTAGTTTAGTAGCGTTGCTCTTTCCCAAAATGGGTTGGGAGTGCTTCTTCGACGAACCAGTAATGATGCTGGGCTTTATTCTTTTAGGAAGAACATTAGAGCAACAAGCTAGAGGTCGCGCTGCTGCTGCATTTAGGAAATTGTTAGCACTCCAGCCACAGGTAGCGCGATTGATTGCCAATCCAGAAAAAGGAGGAATGGGATCTTCTAGCGTAGAGATTCCTGCTGAACAGGTGCGTGTTGGTGAATGGGTACAAGTGCTGCCAGGTGATAAAATCCCTGTCGATGGTGAAGTGGTGGTTGGTAAAACAACGGTGGATGAATCCATGTTGACTGGGGAAGCCGTGCCAGTGATTAAGCAACCAGGCGATATGGTGACAGGAGGGACGCTAAACCAGTCAGGAGCGATCGCTATTCAGACAACCCGGACTGGAAATGATACAACTTTAGCTCAAATTGTCGCCCTAGTAGAAGCCGCCCAAACTCGGAAAGCCCCAGTACAGAAATTAGCAGATACAGTAGCTGGTTACTTTACTTATGGAGTGCTGACAGCATCTGTATTAACATTTGTCTTTTGGTACTTTTTCGGTACTCACATTTGGGCTGATGTCAATATGTCCGGTGGCATGGAAATGATGGGTCACGCGACACATGAAGCTCCCTACTCCCCTTTATTAATTAGTTTAAAACTAGCGATCGCAGTTATGGTAGTCGCCTGTCCCTGTGCTTTGGGACTTGCCACACCAACAGCCATTCTTGTCGGCACTGCTATGGGCGCAGAACGGGGTTTGTTAATCAAAGGCGGTGACGTTTTAGAAAAAGTACACAAGTTAAACACCGTAGTCTTTGATAAAACCGGCACTTTGACCACGGGTAATCCCATCGTTACAGATTGTCTGTTAATTGAGGAAATGGGGAGTAAGGAACCCCACTCCCATTCGACTACGCTCACGGCAAGCCCACTCCCTACTCCCTACTCCCTAATCCAACTAGCAGCAGCCGTAGAAAGCGGTACTCACCACCCCCTAGCAAAAGCGATTCAGCAAGAAGCACAGCAGCAACAATTATCGATTCCAGAGGCTGTGGACTTTCACACAGAACCAGGATTAGGAGTGTCTGCTGTCGTAGAGGGCAAAGTTGTACTGTTGGGTAACTGGGACTGGTTGAGTTGGCACGGCATTGCCATTAACGAAACTGCACAACAGGTAGCACAGGATTTAGCAACAGATGGTAAAACGGTCGTTTGCGTAGCTGTTGGAGGAGCTTTAGCTGGGTTAATTGCTGTTTCTGACACCCTCAGACCAGATGCCCAATCCACCGTAGATAAATTGCGTCAGATGGGCTTACGAGTAATGCTGCTCAGTGGCGATCGCAAAGAAGCAGCAAACGCCATAGCCAAACAACTAGGATTAGATAGTGCTGATGTCATAGCAGGTGTTCCCCCAGCCAAAAAAGCAGCTGCCATACAAGCCCTCCAGGGACAAGAGATACAGAGAGAGGGAATTCCAAATCCAAAATCTAAAATCCAAAATTCAAAATCTGTTGTCGCAATGGTAGGAGATGGAATCAACGATGCTCCAGCTTTATCCCAGGCAGATGTAGGAATTGCTTTACACTCTGGGACAGATGTGGCGATGGAAACTGCTGAAATTGTTCTAATGCGCGATCGCTTAAACGATGTCGTCGAATCTATTCAGCTTAGTCGCGCCACCTTCAATAAAATCCGCCAAAATTTATTCTGGGCTTTTGCATATAATACAGTTGGCATTCCTTTAGCAGCAGGCGTTTTGTTCCCTAGTCTGGGTTTTGTCCTTAACCCCTCTGGTGCTGCTGCATTAATGGCTTTTAGCTCTGTTAGCGTCGTCACAAACTCAATATTATTACGGCGATTAGCTCATCACCCGTAG
- a CDS encoding iron-sulfur cluster assembly accessory protein, with product MTQAIQSQQRGILLSEAALHQVKSLRDRQGTDFCLRVGVRQGGCSGMSYMMDFEDTSKITPQDEVFDYDGFKIVSDRKSLLYLYGLMLDYSDAMIGGGFQFTNPNANQTCGCGKSFGV from the coding sequence ATGACACAAGCAATTCAGTCTCAACAACGCGGAATTCTGTTGAGCGAAGCCGCATTGCACCAGGTAAAATCCCTCCGGGACAGGCAAGGCACAGACTTCTGCTTACGGGTAGGAGTCCGTCAGGGTGGCTGTTCAGGGATGTCTTACATGATGGACTTTGAAGACACTAGCAAGATCACCCCTCAGGATGAAGTTTTTGATTATGATGGCTTCAAAATTGTCAGCGATCGCAAGAGTCTATTATATCTCTACGGTTTAATGCTCGATTACAGCGATGCCATGATTGGCGGTGGCTTTCAATTCACTAACCCCAATGCCAACCAAACTTGTGGTTGCGGCAAGTCATTTGGGGTGTAA
- a CDS encoding tetratricopeptide repeat protein, giving the protein MTNTVESLFDTGLERYKAGEAVDSLIPVFKEVCDRAPKTSAAWICLAWLYLLDNKPNLAYKAAQKAVKLNPQDPQARVNLALAMLETGQKGLREHIDVAQQLMFVNEEWRDEIKTSIEDGFSRKPDWQSLKKVKNWLFEE; this is encoded by the coding sequence ATGACTAATACAGTTGAATCCCTATTTGATACAGGTTTAGAACGCTATAAAGCAGGAGAAGCGGTAGATTCTTTAATCCCTGTGTTTAAAGAAGTGTGCGATCGCGCCCCTAAAACTAGTGCTGCTTGGATTTGTTTGGCATGGTTATATCTACTCGATAACAAACCCAATTTGGCTTACAAAGCTGCACAGAAGGCAGTCAAGTTAAATCCCCAAGACCCACAAGCTAGAGTCAATCTGGCCTTAGCAATGCTGGAAACAGGTCAAAAAGGTTTACGAGAACATATTGATGTAGCACAACAGCTAATGTTTGTCAACGAAGAATGGCGGGATGAAATAAAAACCAGTATTGAAGACGGTTTCAGTAGAAAACCAGATTGGCAGAGTTTGAAAAAAGTCAAAAATTGGCTGTTTGAAGAATAA
- a CDS encoding FHA domain-containing protein: protein MAKYDTKQILINHSSTNLSMAAETNENHLLIIEDDQGRKEFSLEHPVYSIGRDRECNIRLMSQFVSRRHATLVRLPRDHNSHSYYYRIVDGDAKGKPSSNGLMINGRKIPAHDLRNEDEIVFGPQVRAIYYLLRNTQRLGQTDSSEYDITLINPGMAEDLEDLEE from the coding sequence ATGGCAAAATACGATACTAAACAAATATTGATCAATCACAGTTCCACCAATTTGTCAATGGCAGCAGAAACCAATGAAAACCATCTACTGATTATTGAAGACGATCAAGGTCGCAAAGAATTTTCTCTAGAGCACCCCGTCTACTCTATCGGTAGAGATCGTGAGTGTAATATCCGTTTGATGTCGCAGTTTGTCTCCCGCCGCCATGCCACATTAGTGAGATTGCCACGAGATCATAATAGTCATAGCTACTATTACCGGATTGTAGATGGCGATGCCAAAGGCAAGCCTAGTTCCAACGGTTTGATGATTAATGGACGTAAAATACCAGCCCACGATCTCAGAAATGAAGACGAGATCGTTTTTGGCCCCCAAGTACGTGCTATTTATTACCTTTTAAGAAACACTCAGCGCTTGGGACAAACGGATTCGAGTGAGTATGATATTACACTAATAAACCCCGGAATGGCCGAGGATTTAGAGGATCTAGAAGAGTGA
- a CDS encoding DUF1778 domain-containing protein gives MLARSKMDNLGRNQVINIRVQEQQRDLIDNAASILGKSRSDFMLEVACREAEKVICDKTFFALNEEKYQEFLTMLDSPPKANEEIRKLLTTKSPWD, from the coding sequence ATGCTTGCCCGTTCTAAAATGGATAACCTTGGCCGTAACCAAGTAATTAATATTAGAGTTCAAGAACAACAACGGGATTTAATTGATAATGCCGCTTCGATTCTTGGTAAGAGCCGTTCTGACTTTATGTTAGAGGTAGCCTGCCGAGAAGCTGAAAAAGTCATCTGTGACAAAACTTTCTTCGCGTTAAACGAGGAAAAATATCAAGAATTCCTTACTATGTTGGACTCACCACCTAAAGCGAATGAAGAAATTCGTAAATTATTAACGACTAAATCGCCTTGGGATTAA
- a CDS encoding CPBP family intramembrane glutamic endopeptidase encodes MTLKRLVLIFILTPIAVLLAVWALFSSWQEPQFQSRLELYQTNIALQAQAWQSEDSSDRNLQAVQEAILGEQPLEGATKQYEEARQSVAANLGKVNNKLAQLRSQPEITPIPPKPLPDVPPTTKTSKQGQQQLQQSLKQLQKLLAELDLRLGILQAQQGQTDTAIKTWSELQQRSDINPEFGETASVLSGIWSNPPRLLQNSQERIQKNLEGWFRSTALVQLYQLQQRQDALSAVKAAQQESAAQAVIKLAVIGTIPTLAALTGLILLIFLLAQRLLKGKASLLAQNADVVWSTPWDGETILQVFIVGFFFMGQIFVPLLLSLLPIPRPAGDVRLQAFYVLVSYLLVASGALLVLYFSLKRFFPLPEFWFRFRFQDKWFLWGLGGYCAALPIVVVVSLINQQLWQGQGGSNPLLQLALESQDGVALGIFFSTAAIAAPFFEEILFRGFLLPSLTRYLPVWGSILISSLLFAIAHLSLSEILPLTALGIVLGVVYTRSRNLLAPMLLHSLWNSGTLLSLFVLGSN; translated from the coding sequence ATGACACTCAAGCGATTAGTTTTAATTTTTATACTGACACCAATAGCAGTTCTGTTGGCAGTTTGGGCTTTATTCAGTAGTTGGCAAGAACCTCAGTTCCAAAGTCGCCTAGAACTATACCAAACCAATATTGCTCTCCAAGCCCAAGCTTGGCAATCAGAAGATAGCAGCGATCGCAATCTCCAGGCGGTTCAGGAAGCAATACTTGGTGAGCAACCCCTGGAGGGCGCCACGAAGCAATATGAGGAGGCGCGTCAATCAGTTGCAGCTAATTTAGGCAAAGTTAACAATAAACTTGCACAATTACGCTCTCAACCTGAAATAACTCCCATACCTCCGAAACCTTTACCGGATGTTCCTCCCACTACTAAAACTTCTAAACAGGGACAGCAACAGTTACAGCAGTCCCTCAAGCAATTACAAAAATTATTGGCTGAATTAGACTTGCGCCTGGGAATTTTACAAGCACAGCAAGGACAGACCGATACAGCTATTAAAACTTGGAGCGAATTACAACAACGCTCTGATATCAATCCAGAATTTGGAGAAACCGCATCTGTATTAAGTGGAATCTGGAGCAATCCTCCCCGTCTGCTCCAAAATTCTCAAGAACGAATTCAAAAGAATTTAGAAGGTTGGTTTCGCTCTACTGCTTTGGTTCAGCTATACCAACTCCAGCAACGACAAGACGCTTTATCAGCAGTTAAAGCTGCACAACAAGAATCTGCTGCTCAAGCGGTGATCAAATTAGCAGTTATTGGCACTATCCCCACTTTGGCAGCTTTAACTGGTCTAATACTGCTGATTTTCTTACTTGCTCAACGCTTGTTGAAAGGAAAAGCCTCGTTACTAGCTCAAAATGCTGATGTCGTTTGGTCAACACCTTGGGATGGTGAAACCATTTTACAGGTTTTTATCGTCGGCTTTTTCTTCATGGGGCAAATTTTTGTCCCTTTATTGCTATCGCTGCTCCCCATCCCTCGGCCTGCGGGTGATGTGCGACTTCAGGCTTTTTATGTTTTAGTTAGTTACTTACTGGTAGCATCGGGTGCGCTGTTAGTGCTGTATTTCTCTCTCAAGCGCTTTTTTCCATTACCAGAATTTTGGTTTCGCTTCCGTTTTCAAGATAAATGGTTTTTGTGGGGACTCGGAGGCTATTGCGCGGCTTTACCTATAGTTGTGGTGGTATCTTTGATTAATCAACAGCTATGGCAAGGACAGGGTGGTAGTAATCCCCTGTTGCAATTAGCCCTAGAAAGCCAAGATGGTGTAGCACTTGGCATATTTTTCTCCACAGCAGCGATCGCAGCTCCATTTTTTGAAGAAATTCTATTTCGCGGCTTTTTGTTACCCTCTCTAACTCGCTACTTACCCGTGTGGGGATCGATTCTGATCAGTAGTTTGTTGTTTGCGATCGCTCACCTCAGCTTGTCGGAAATTCTTCCCCTCACTGCATTGGGGATTGTCTTAGGAGTTGTTTACACGCGATCGCGCAACCTCCTTGCTCCTATGCTCCTCCACAGCCTTTGGAATAGTGGTACATTATTAAGTTTATTTGTTTTAGGTAGTAATTAG
- a CDS encoding Uma2 family endonuclease: protein MLNYNPLHCLPGAEDLPDSDDEPVDNQLQHLIPGLLEAILAWLWTSRMDWFFGVDMGIYYDPELPPIVPDGFLSLGVERVFDENLRLSYVLWEEKVMPIMALEVVSHRRRGEYTSKKKLYADMEILYYVVYNPQRRRKPPLEVYRFVNGEYVLQPGNLIWLSEIGLAIGYERGTYQGITRDWLYWYDKQGVRYLTPEERAIAAEQRATTAEQRAQRLAQELQRLGIDPDSLN, encoded by the coding sequence ATGTTAAATTACAACCCATTGCACTGCTTACCCGGAGCCGAGGATCTGCCAGATTCTGACGATGAACCTGTGGATAATCAACTACAACATTTGATTCCTGGCTTGCTAGAAGCAATCTTAGCTTGGCTGTGGACAAGCCGGATGGATTGGTTTTTTGGGGTTGATATGGGGATATATTACGATCCCGAATTACCGCCGATTGTGCCTGATGGGTTTTTAAGTTTAGGAGTCGAGCGAGTTTTTGATGAGAACTTGCGTTTAAGTTATGTGTTGTGGGAAGAAAAGGTGATGCCGATTATGGCATTAGAAGTTGTTTCTCACAGACGGCGTGGGGAATACACCAGCAAAAAGAAACTTTATGCGGATATGGAGATTTTGTATTATGTTGTCTACAATCCCCAACGCCGGAGAAAACCACCTTTAGAAGTTTATCGCTTTGTAAATGGTGAATATGTATTGCAGCCAGGAAATCTAATTTGGTTATCAGAGATAGGTTTAGCAATTGGTTATGAACGGGGAACCTATCAGGGAATTACGCGAGATTGGTTGTATTGGTATGACAAACAAGGAGTCAGATATTTAACACCAGAAGAAAGAGCGATCGCTGCCGAACAACGCGCTACTACTGCGGAACAACGCGCTCAAAGGTTGGCACAAGAATTACAAAGGTTGGGGATAGATCCAGATTCTTTGAATTGA
- a CDS encoding helix-turn-helix domain-containing protein, with amino-acid sequence MFDCNPKIETKYIPVTTSKYLTSFQRKLLLVSLEKSLPESYRQRIEIMLLADEGKSQTEICQILGCCPATARHWMHIARTGMAHQWQDCPIGRPKAVNEEYLERLKELIKGSPRDHGYAFRRWTTNWLGKHLAKEFGIEVSDRHIKRLLKQMGLSTLPKPSNSEANSHEQAKSSKIFISDLKSATIPDDSEFMSLNFANLGNDSDIYGARYICSIGFSRTVQPYSGLFSFDRGISTMPSTS; translated from the coding sequence ATGTTCGACTGCAATCCAAAAATTGAGACAAAATATATACCAGTAACTACCAGTAAGTACTTAACATCATTTCAGCGTAAGTTACTGCTAGTAAGTTTAGAAAAAAGTTTACCTGAATCTTACCGACAACGTATTGAAATCATGTTGTTGGCAGATGAGGGAAAATCCCAAACAGAAATTTGTCAAATTTTGGGGTGTTGTCCAGCAACAGCAAGACATTGGATGCACATAGCTCGGACAGGGATGGCGCACCAATGGCAAGATTGCCCCATTGGTCGCCCGAAAGCCGTAAATGAGGAGTATTTAGAACGTTTAAAAGAACTAATTAAAGGTAGTCCCCGCGATCATGGCTATGCTTTTCGGCGGTGGACAACAAACTGGCTAGGGAAACATTTAGCGAAAGAATTTGGGATTGAAGTGAGCGATCGCCATATCAAGCGACTGCTCAAACAGATGGGATTATCCACACTACCAAAACCCAGCAATTCTGAAGCAAACAGCCATGAGCAGGCTAAGAGTTCCAAAATCTTCATTAGTGACCTGAAATCGGCAACTATTCCAGATGATTCCGAATTTATGTCTCTGAATTTCGCAAACTTAGGAAACGATTCAGACATCTATGGCGCAAGATATATCTGCTCAATTGGTTTCTCTAGAACAGTTCAACCATACTCTGGGTTATTCTCTTTCGACAGAGGAATTTCAACAATGCCTTCAACAAGTTAA